One window from the genome of Leucobacter aridicollis encodes:
- a CDS encoding FhaA domain-containing protein, giving the protein MGFLDSVERSLERAVNGAFARTFRSGVQPVEIGSALKRELDIGAVVVDRDRVLAPNRFVVRVSPQDADRLIRLGNTLENELREIVRKHAARQNYQFLGDPDVEIVSDGSLTGGVLQVDATQVEGSVDWVAAIDVDGQRHELRRGTTVVGRGSDCDIRITDSAASRKHLEIIWDGASGLARDLGSTNGSKIEGQRFREARLQTGSVIMIGQTALRFQLVPGRSRAPRQGYSAGSSTRGSASVDQDFWGAK; this is encoded by the coding sequence ATGGGATTTCTCGACAGCGTCGAACGCTCTCTCGAACGCGCCGTGAATGGCGCTTTCGCCCGCACATTCCGTTCGGGCGTGCAGCCCGTTGAGATTGGCTCCGCGCTCAAACGCGAGCTTGATATCGGAGCTGTCGTTGTCGACCGCGATCGCGTACTCGCCCCGAACCGCTTCGTCGTCCGCGTATCTCCGCAGGACGCCGACAGGCTGATCCGTCTCGGCAACACCCTTGAGAACGAGCTCCGCGAGATTGTGCGCAAGCACGCGGCTCGACAGAACTACCAGTTTCTTGGAGATCCAGACGTCGAGATCGTGTCTGACGGATCACTGACTGGTGGCGTGCTGCAGGTCGATGCGACCCAGGTTGAGGGCAGCGTCGACTGGGTCGCGGCAATCGATGTCGATGGCCAGCGCCACGAGCTCCGCCGCGGCACGACAGTCGTTGGCCGTGGTTCCGACTGCGACATTCGCATCACTGACAGCGCAGCTTCTCGCAAGCACCTCGAGATCATTTGGGATGGCGCCAGTGGGCTTGCCCGCGATCTCGGCTCAACGAACGGGTCGAAAATCGAGGGGCAGCGCTTCCGCGAGGCGCGACTGCAAACCGGGTCAGTGATCATGATTGGCCAGACTGCGCTACGCTTCCAACTGGTGCCGGGTCGAAGCCGGGCACCACGGCAGGGCTACTCAGCGGGTTCGTCAACGCGCGGCTCAGCAAGTGTCGACCAAGATTTCTGGGGGGCCAAGTGA